Proteins from a single region of Gossypium arboreum isolate Shixiya-1 chromosome 1, ASM2569848v2, whole genome shotgun sequence:
- the LOC108465007 gene encoding uncharacterized protein LOC108465007, giving the protein MLTFVASFIHWVFSDEIALGSNTTASKFINMNGLNKNPYSPIKKHFDDSFPSTKPLLEVKDHKDIKRSSPGFDSKASNIRVKVKMTREEAVRLLSKCKDGGVLEFKDVACELVDLPGNRVNIVSPCPDRNIPVLNRIPEEY; this is encoded by the coding sequence ATGCTTACCTTTGTTGCTTCTTTTATCCACTGGGTTTTTTCTGATGAAATCGCTTTAGGATCCAACACTACTGCATCCAAGTTCATAAACATGAATGGGTTGAATAAGAATCCATATTCGCCCATCAAGAAACACTTCGATGATTCCTTTCCAAGTACAAAGCCATTGCTGGAAGTTAAAGATCACAAGGATATCAAGAGAAGTAGCCCCGGTTTTGATTCAAAAGCAAGTAATATAAGAGTAAAGGTGAAGATGACAAGGGAAGAAGCTGTTCGATTGCTTTCGAAATGCAAAGATGGAGGGGTTCTGGAATTCAAAGATGTAGCTTGTGAACTTGTGGACCTCCCAGGGAACCGAGTTAATATCGTGTCTCCTTGTCCTGATCGTAATATTCCAGTGCTTAATCGTATCCCTGAAGAGTATTAG